The sequence GGAAGCCATCGTGAAGGCCGAACGCGTCCGCCGCGACCGCCGCCACGGTATGTTTGATTTCGTGCGTGGACTGCTTGAGGAAGAGCCGAAGCTCTGATTTACGTTGCGGGTCCGCGTGCCAGCCATTGGCGGGACAGTCGCTCGTCCATCGCGTCTTCCGCCCAGCCATGGTCGGTGTCGATCGTCTCCAGGGCGATATCCGCACCGGCTGAAGCCAGTTGTGCGGCCAGATGCGGAGCATCGGAGGGGTGACGCCGGTCGTCACGGGTGCCCGCCAGCAGAAGTATGGGATATCCTGCTAGATTTGGAAGAGGCTGCTCATTCCTCGGGGATAGTGGGCGAAGCAGGATAGCGCCTTTTGATAGATGGCGGTCCTGACATATCGTTTCAGCCGCGATGATCGCACCATTCGAATATCCGACGAGAAAGGGTTTTTGCCCCGTCTGCTGAAAGACGAAGGTGACAAACCGGCATAGTCTGGCAGCTTGGTGTTTCAGATCGTCGATATCGAGCTGTCTGTCAGGCTTTCTGCGAAAAAATGCAAAGCCATTCTCCCATGGAACAGCCCCTCTCGGCGCATATAAGACGCCCTTAGGAAAGCTGGCACGGCCAAAGGAGATGAGGTCGTCTTCCGTTCGTCCCGATCCATGCAGCAAGACAACCGCGCAATCGGTCGTGTCGGCAGGAATGTCGAGTTTGTAGTGAAAACCGACATTCTCCACGCGCTTGTTCCTCTATTCGCCAGGTCCACGAACCTGCGGCCCACCACCGTTCAGAACAGTGCGTCATATGGCGCATTTACAGGCAATTCGCCAATGTCACGAATTCCTCCACCGACAGTGTTTCCGCCCGTCGTGTCGGATCGATGCCCGCTTTTTCCAGCAGTGTTTCGCCGCCAAGGCTTTTCACGCTCTGGCGCAGCATCTTGCGGCGCTGGCCGAAGGCGGCCTCGGTCACTTTTTCAAGCTTGGCAACGTCACAAGGCAGCGGCTTGTCCTT comes from Rhizobium rhizogenes and encodes:
- a CDS encoding alpha/beta hydrolase translates to MENVGFHYKLDIPADTTDCAVVLLHGSGRTEDDLISFGRASFPKGVLYAPRGAVPWENGFAFFRRKPDRQLDIDDLKHQAARLCRFVTFVFQQTGQKPFLVGYSNGAIIAAETICQDRHLSKGAILLRPLSPRNEQPLPNLAGYPILLLAGTRDDRRHPSDAPHLAAQLASAGADIALETIDTDHGWAEDAMDERLSRQWLARGPAT